The Lepus europaeus isolate LE1 chromosome 6, mLepTim1.pri, whole genome shotgun sequence genome includes a window with the following:
- the TNFRSF1A gene encoding tumor necrosis factor receptor superfamily member 1A: MGLPTVPGLLLPLVLLAVLEIHPLEVAGLVPHLGDWEKGETVCPQGKYNHSQNKSICCTKCHKGTYLYNDCPGPGLDSDCRKCENGTFTASENHLTQCLSCSKCRKERNQVEISSCTVDHDTVCGCRKNQYRRYWAKTQFQCSNCSLCLNGTVIIPCQESQDTVCACHAGFFQRENQCVPCSNCKENPACMKLCLPPTGTVQGSQDSGATVLLPLVIFFGLCLLSLLFTVLMCHYQRRWKPKFYSIVCGKATPVKEGELDGLPAKPLAPAPGVSPPPGFSPIPGFSPDPGICTNSTSTFPREDWPSLRAMPPSRGVALAYREAEPVHTTALASTPILTPLQKWEGCSARAAAAPPQHPDTDPVTLYAVVDGVPPSRWREFVRRLGLREHEIERLELQNGRCLREAQYSMLAAWRQRTPRHEATLDLLGSVLRDMDLLGCLEDIEAVLGGPASQPSEARLPR, translated from the exons ATGGGCCTCCCCACCGTGCCTGGCCTGCTGCTGCCACTG GTGCTCCTGGCTGTGTTGGAAATACACCCCTTAGAGGTTGCTGGACTGGTCCCTCACCTTGGGGactgggagaagggagagacTGTGTGTCCCCAGGGAAAATACAACCACTCTCAAAATAAGTCCATCTGCTGCACCAAGTGCCACAAAG GAACCTACTTGTACAATGactgtcctggcccaggcctggactCGGACTGCAGGAAGTGTGAAAACGGCACATTTACTGCCTCGGAGAACCACCTCACCCAGTGCCTCAGCTGCTCCAAATGCCGGAAGG AGAGGAATCAGGTGGAGATTTCTTCTTGCACAGTGGACCATGACACCGTGTGTGGCTGCAGGAAGAACCAGTACCGGCGTTACTGGGCCAAAACCCAGTTCCAGTGCTCCAACTGCAGCCTTTGCCTCAACGGCACCGTGATCATCCCCT GCCAGGAGAGTCAGGACACCGTGTGTGCCTGCCATGCAGGCTTCTTCCAAAGAGAAAACCAGTGCGTCCCCTGTAGTAA TTGTAAGGAGAACCCAGCGTGCATGAAGCTGTGCCTGCCCCCGACCGGGACCGTCCAGGGCTCTCAGGACTCGG GCGCCACAGTGCTGCTGCCCCTGGTGATCTTCTTTGGTCTGTGCCTGCTCTCCCTGCTCTTCACTGTTTTAATGTGCCACTACCAGCGGCGGTGGAAGCCCAAGTTCTACTCCATTG tTTGTGGGAAAGCGACACCTGTCAAAGAG GGGGAGCTTGACGGTCTTCCTGCCAAACCCCTCGCCCCTGCCCCAGGAGTCAGCCcgcctccaggcttcagccccaTCCCCGGCTTCAGCCCCGACCCGGGCATCTGTACCAACTCCACCTCCACCTTTCCGCGTGaggactggcccagcctcagggctATGCCGCCCTCCAGAGGGGTGGCCCTGGCCTACCGGGAGGCTGAGCCCGTCCACACCACGGCCCTGGCCTCCACACCCATCCTCACCCCGCTTCAGAAGTGGGAGGGCTGCAGCGCCCGCGCTGCAGCGGCCCCGCCGCAGCACCCCGACA CCGACCCCGTGACGCTGTATGCCGTGGTGGATGGCGTGCCCCCATCTCGCTGGCGGGAGTTCGTGCGGCGCCTGGGGCTCCGCGAGCACGAGATAGAGCGGCTGGAGCTGCAGAACGGGCGCTGCCTGCGCGAGGCCCAGTACAGCATGCTGGCGGCCTGGCGGCAGCGCACGCCACGCCACGAAGCCACGCTGGACCTGCTGGGCAGCGTGCTCCGCGACATGGACCTGCTCGGCTGCCTGGAGGACATCGAGGCGGTGCTGggcggccccgcctcccagccctCGGAGGCCCGCCTTCCGCGGTGA